One window from the genome of Hoplias malabaricus isolate fHopMal1 chromosome X2, fHopMal1.hap1, whole genome shotgun sequence encodes:
- the LOC136676627 gene encoding ADP-ribosylation factor-like protein 4C, producing MGSSLSAITTFQPLHVVILGLDSAGKTTVLYRLKFNEFVNTVPTIGFNAERVRLSGRGVTCHLWDAGGHEKLRALWRPYSRRTDGIVYVVDSVDVERLDEARAELHRVARFSEHQGAPLLILANKQDLPGSLTAAEVERRLDLQDIGPGAAYHVQPACAIIGDGLHEGMDKLCEMIVKRRKSLKQKKRR from the coding sequence ATGGGCAGCAGTTTGTCTGCGATCACGACCTTCCAGCCACTGCACGTGGTGATCCTGGGCCTGGACTCGGCTGGCAAGACCACGGTTCTGTACCGGCTCAAATTCAAtgagtttgtaaacactgttcCAACCATAGGTTTCAATGCAGAGCGAGTGCGGCTGTCAGGTCGCGGGGTCACCTGCCACCTTTGGGATGCTGGTGGCCATGAGAAGTTGCGAGCGCTCTGGAGGCCTTACAGTCGGCGAACGGATGGCATCGTGTACGTGGTGGACTCGGTGGATGTGGAGCGGCTGGACGAGGCTCGAGCAGAACTTCACAGGGTGGCCCGGTTCTCTGAGCACCAGGGGGCACCACTGCTCATCCTCGCCAACAAACAGGACTTGCCAGGATCCCTTACAGCTGCAGAGGTGGAGCGGAGGCTGGACCTTCAGGATATTGGACCTGGAGCTGCGTACCATGTCCAGCCGGCCTGCGCGATCATTGGGGATGGACTCCATGAGGGAATGGACAAACTCTGTGAAATGATTGTTAAGAGGAGGAAAAGTCTGAAGCAGAAGAAAAGGCGGTGA